Proteins from one Fragaria vesca subsp. vesca linkage group LG6, FraVesHawaii_1.0, whole genome shotgun sequence genomic window:
- the LOC101310135 gene encoding ATP-dependent Clp protease proteolytic subunit-related protein 3, chloroplastic-like, whose product MASSLQIPICIPTCSSSRKSQTFSTSCSLNARAKAKIPIPRINPRDPFLSRLASVAVNSPETLLNRPSNNSDSLPYLDIFDEPKLMATPAQVERSVSYNEHRPKKPPPDLPSLLLHGRIVYIGMPLVPAVTELIVAELMYLQWMDPKQPIYIYINSTGTTRDDGETVGMESEGFAIYDAMMQLKNEIHTVAVGAAIGQACLLLAAGTKGNRFMMPHAKAMIQQPRVPSSGLMPASDVLIRAKEVITNRDTLVKLLSKHTGNSVEAVSNLMKRPYYMDSTTAKEFGVIDKVLWRGQEKIMADVASPEDWDKNAGVKVVDEL is encoded by the exons ATGGCGAGCAGTTTGCAGATACCAATCTGCATACCCACCTGTTCTTCCTCTCGAAAGTCACAAACTTTCTCAACCTCTTGCTCCCTCAACGCCAGAGCCAAAGCCAAAATCCCAATCCCTCGTATAAACCCTAGAGACCCCTTCCTCTCCCGCCTCGCCTCCGTCGCCGTCAACTCGCCGGAAACATTGCTCAACCGCCCCTCCAACAACTCCGACTCTCTTCCTTACTTGGATATCTTCGACGAGCCCAAGCTCATGGCCACCCCTGCCCAA GTGGAAAGATCAGTTTCTTACAATGAGCATAGACCAAAGAAGCCTCCTCCGGATTTGCCCTCATTGCTACTCCACGGCAGAATAGTTTATATCGGCATGCCT CTCGTACCAGCAGTCACAGAGCTTATTGTTGCAGAGCTGATGTATCTGCAATGGATGGATCCGAAACAACCGATCTATATTTATATTAATTCAACTGGAACAACACGTGATGATGGTGAAACG GTTGGCATGGAGTCGGAGGGTTTTGCCATCTATGATGCGATGATGCAGTTGAAAAATGAG ATACATACTGTTGCTGTTGGGGCTGCTATAGGTCAAGCTTGTTTATTGCTTGCAGCAGGAACTAAGGGAAACCGGTTCATGATGCCACATGCCAAAG CCATGATCCAGCAGCCTCGTGTCCCATCATCTGGTCTGATGCCTGCGAGCGATGTTCTTATTCGTGCGAAAGAG GTAATTACAAATAGGGACACTCTTGTAAAACTTCTGTCCAAGCACACAGGAAAT TCCGTGGAGGCTGTATCTAACCTGATGAAAAGACCATATTATATGGATTCTACAACGGCTAAAGAATTCGGTGTTATTGACAAA GTCTTGTGGCGTGGTCAAGAAAAGATTATGGCAGATGTAGCCTCCCCTGAGGATTGGGACAAGAATGCTGGTGTCAAAGTTGTAGATGAACTTTAG
- the LOC101310715 gene encoding REF/SRPP-like protein At3g05500-like → MAQQDSTVQEPQMKEEQSLKYLGFVQNAAVASGVCVSKAYGYAKERSGPLKNGVDSVEGKVKTVVGPVYVKYQEASAQILTFVDCKVDESVTRAAKLDVRPVIRQASSKALSVAQKAPEAACTAAKSAYTKYEPKAEECAASAWRKLNELPVFPKVAEVVVPAAAYCSEKYNETVQHTAEKGYRVAAYMPLVPTERIAKVFGEKVPEPEPVIAASHGETDIAVQ, encoded by the exons ATGGCCCAACAAGATTCAACCGTGCAGGAACCACAAATG AAGGAGGAGCAGAGTCTCAAGTATTTGGGATTTGTGCAAAACGCCGCCGTTGCGTCCGGGGTGTGCGTTTCGAAAGCGTACGGGTATGCCAAGGAGAGGTCTGGTCCTTTGAAGAATGGGGTTGATTCTGTGGAGGGGAAGGTCAAGACCGTTGTTGGACCGGTTTATGTCAAGTACCAGGAAGCCTCGGCCCAAATTCTCACCTTTGTCGATTGCAAG GTTGATGAATCTGTGACCAGGGCTGCCAAGCTAGACGTGCGTCCAGTGATCAGGCAGGCCTCCTCCAAAGCCTTATCAGTTGCTCAGAAGGCACCAGAGGCGGCTTGCACAGCTGCTAAATCTGCCTACACCAAGTATGAACCAAAAGCTGAGGAATGTGCTGCTTCTGCGTGGCGAAAGCTGAATGAACTCCCCGTCTTCCCTAAGGTGGCGGAGGTGGTTGTGCCAGCTGCAGCATATTGTTCTGAAAAGTACAATGAGACTGTGCAACACACTGCCGAGAAGGGGTACAGAGTTGCTGCCTATATGCCTTTGGTTCCCACAGAGAGAATCGCCAAGGTCTTCGGAGAGAAGGTGCCTGAACCAGAGCCAGTGATTGCAGCAAGTCATGGGGAGACTGATATTGCTGTTCAATAA
- the LOC101310428 gene encoding (-)-alpha-pinene synthase-like: protein MSMITEPSLSSPVPQIAMPEIVRPIANFQPSIWGDQFLNYDSQDIKTGAFWQQQVEELKVNVKSKVFTNECDFALRLKLIDAIQRLGVAYHFEEEIADALRHIHATYRDQDHFNDDSDLSTVALCFRLLRQHGYEISSDMFNKFKDENGSFKEGLVADGCAMLSLYEAAHLKVHGENILEEALVFTTAHLESAKSSACYSTQMTEQITQALVRPLRTSLERICAKRHMSVYQLEDDAALIKHNETLLKLAKMDFNLVQFLHKKELCEITRWWKELDFERKLPFARDRKVELFFWIVGVYFEPQYSIGRIFMTKVAILLTVMDDIYDAYGTFEELVVFTEAIDRWDVKYIDELPDYLKIFYYELLNVFHEMDTVLAKEGRSYRVCYAIQAMKDQARSYFNEARWLHEGRTPSMEEYMSVATVSISYTFLTTISLLGMGDIVTKDSFEWLSNGPKIVRASNIIFRLMDDIVSTKFEKERGGHAPSSIDCYTKQYGVSEQEAIDVFNKQIVESWKDINEEFLKPTAVPMPVLMRVLNLTRVADLLYKGEDGFTRVGKMTKDSVAAVIIDSVPL from the exons ATGTCAATGATTACAGAACCTTCCCTATCAAGTCCAGTTCCACAGATTGCTATGCCTGAAATTGTTCGCCCCATAGCCAATTTTCAACCAAGCATTTGGGGAGATCAGTTCCTCAACTATGATTCTCAAGACATT AAGACTGGGGCCTTTTGGCAACAACAGGTCGAGGAGCTGAAAGTAAACGTGAAGAGTAAAGTGTTTACAAATGAATGTGATTTTGCGCTTCGACTCAAGTTGATCGATGCAATCCAACGCCTTGGAGTGGCATACCATTTTGAAGAAGAGATAGCAGATGCATTGCGACACATCCATGCTACATATCGTGATCAGGATCACTTCAATGATGATAGCGATCTTTCCACTGTTGCATTATGTTTTCGTTTGCTAAGGCAACATGGATATGAAATCTCATCCG ATATGTTCAACAAGTTCAAAGACGAAAATGGTAGCTTCAAAGAAGGGTTAGTTGCCGATGGGTGTGCTATGCTGAGCCTCTACGAAGCTGCACATCTTAAGGTCCATGGAGAAAACATACTAGAAGAGGCTCTTGTTTTCACCACTGCTCACCTCGAGTCAGCAAAATCCAGTGCATGTTATTCAACACAAATGACTGAACAAATAACTCAAGCCTTGGTGAGACCTCTGCGAACAAGTCTAGAGAGGATATGCGCCAAGCGTCACATGTCAGTCTATCAACTCGAAGATGACGCCGCACTCATCAAACACAACGAAACATTACTGAAACTTGCAAAGATGGATTTCAATCTTGTTCAGTTCTTACACAAGAAGGAGTTGTGTGAGATTACTAG GTGGTGGAAAGAACTAGACTTTGAAAGGAAATTACCTTTTGCAAGAGACAGGAAGGTGGAGTTGTTCTTTTGGATAGTGGGAGTATATTTTGAACCACAGTACTCTATTGGCAGGATCTTTATGACCAAAGTGGCTATCCTGCTAACTGTTATGGATGATATCTATGATGCATATGGTACATTTGAAGAACTCGTCGTCTTCACTGAAGCAATTGACAG GTGGGATGTCAAATACATAGATGAACTGCCGGACTATTTGAAAATATTCTATTACGAACTTTTGAATGTTTTTCATGAAATGGACACAGTGTTGGCGAAAGAAGGAAGATCTTACCGAGTTTGCTACGCAATACAAGCT ATGAAAGATCAAGCCCGATCGTATTTCAACGAAGCTCGGTGGTTGCACGAAGGACGCACTCCAAGCATGGAAGAATATATGAGTGTTGCAACGGTTTCTATTAGTTACACTTTTCTAACAACCATTTCATTACTTGGCATGGGGGATATTGTTACAAAGGATTCATTTGAGTGGTTGTCGAATGGCCCGAAAATTGTTCGAGCTTCTAATATCATTTTTAGGCTCATGGATGACATTGTTTCCACCAAG TTTGAGAAAGAGAGAGGAGGGCATGCACCTTCTAGCATTGATTGCTATACGAAGCAATATGGTGTTTCAGAACAAGAGGCGATTGATGTGTTCAACAAACAAATTGTGGAATCATGGAAGGATATAAACGAGGAATTTCTTAAACCCACTGCTGTGCCGATGCCGGTTCTTATGCGCGTTCTCAACTTAACAAGAGTAGCAGATCTCCTCTACAAAGGAGAAGATGGGTTCACACGGGTTGGGAAGATGACTAAAGATAGTGTTGCTGCAGTTATTATCGATTCAGTGCCACTGTGA